Part of the Mycolicibacterium mengxianglii genome is shown below.
TCCCGTGGTCCGAGGGCAAGAACTGGTACGCCCTGGGCGGCCAGGACTGGGAGCCCGGACAGTCGAAGCTCTCCGAGATCGCGCAGACAGCCATGGTGCAGAACCTGCTGACCGAGGACAACCTGCCGTCCTATCACCGCGAGATCGCGATGAACTTCAGCATGGACGGGCCGTGGGGGTACTGGGTCAACCGCTGGACCGCCGAGGAGAACCGGCACGGTATCGCGTTGCGCGACTACCTCGTTGTCACCCGTGCCGTCGATCCGGTCGAGCTCGAGATCACCCGCATGGAGCAGGTCACCCGCGGATTCTCCCCGGGCCAGAACCAGCAGGGCGACCTGTTCGCGGAGACGCTGTTCGACTCCGTGATGTACGTGTCGTTCCAGGAACTGGCCACCCGCGTGTCGCACCGAAACACCGGTAAGGCGTGCAACGACCCGATCGCCGACCAGCTGTTGGCGCGCGTGTCAGCCGACGAGAACCTGCACATGATCTTCTACCGGGACGTCTCCGGCGCCGGCTTGGACATCGCGCCCAACCAGGCGATGAAGTCACTGCACCGGGTGCTGCGCAACTTCAAGATGCCCGGGTACACCGTCCCCGACTTCCGCCGCAAGGCCGTCATCATCGCGGTCGGCGGTGTCTACGACCCGCGGATCCACCTCGATGACGTGGTGATGCCGATCCTGAAGAAATGGCGCATCTTCGAGCGCGAGGACTTCACCGGCGAAGCTGCCGAGTTGCGCGACGACCTCGGTCTGCTCATCGAAGAGCTCGAGGACAGCTGCCAGAAGTTCGAGGTCGCCAAGCAGCGTCGCCTCGAGCGCGAACGTAAAGTGGCCGAGAAGAAGGCCATGAAGAACCTCTTGGTGACGACATCAGCGTAGATACATCTGTTTCCGCGTCGGCCCGATCTGCACTGCGGATCGGGCCGTTCGCGTTGCCCAGCCCCGTGGTTCTGGCCCCGATGGCCGGGGTCACCAACGTGGCGTTCCGCACGCTGTGCCGGGAGCTGGAATTGGCCCGGGCAGGCACCACCAGCGGCCTCTACGTCTGTGAGATGGTCACCGCACGCGCCCTCTACGAGCGCCACCCGGTGACGATGCACATGACGACCTTCGCCCCGGAAGAATCGCCGCGGTCGCTGCAGCTCTACACCGTCGACCCGACCTACACCTACGAGGCGGCGAGGATGGTCGTCCAGGAGAACCTGGCCGACCACATCGACATGAACTTCGGTTGCCCGGTGCCCAAGGTGACCCGGCGCGGCGGCGGCGCCGCACTGCCCTACAAGCGTCGGCTGTTCGGTCAGATCGTCGCAGCCGCGGTGCGCGCCACCGAAGGCACTACCGTCCCCGTCACCGTGAAGTTCCGGATCGGGATCGACGACGAGCACCACACCCACCTCGACGCCGGATACATCGCTGAGCAGGAAGGCGCGGCCGCAGTGGCGCTACACGCCCGCACCGCCGCGCAGCGTTACTCCGGAGCCGCCGACTGGAGCCAGATAGCCGCACTCAAGCAGCATGTCCGCACCATTCCCGTGCTCGGCAACGGCGACATCTTCGACGCCGACGACGCCCTTGCCATGATGGCCGCCACCGGCTGCGACGGCGTGGTCATCGGGCGTGGCTGTCTGGGCCGGCCCTGGCTGTTCGCCGAACTGTCAGCCGCCTTCAACGGCACGCCGATGCCCACTCCCCCGACCCTGGGCGAGGTCGCCGACATCATCCGCCGCCACGGCGAACTGCTGGCCGCACACTTCGGCGAAGACAAGGGCATGCGCGACATCCGCAAGCATGTGGCGTGGTATCTGCATGGCTTCCCCGTCGGCTCTGACCTGCGTCGGGCCCTGGCGCTGGTCAAGACCCGCGACGAACTCGACCACCTGCTCGACGGGCTGGACGCCGATGTCCCGTTCCCGCCCGCGGCCTCCGGCCCGCGCGGTCGGCAAGGGTCCGCCGCGTCGGTCAGCCTGCCTGAGGGCTGGCTCGACGACCCGGAAGACTGCACCGTCCCCGACGGTGCCGACGCCATGCATTCCGGTGGCTGAATCGAGATGCACTCGACATCGGACTCCCGGATGGCCTTCTCAGCTTGCCTCAGTAGCATGTATACGTTGCAAGTGCTCCGCTGGCGGAGTACTGCCATGTCCTGCTAAAGACTAGGGACCAAAGACTGAAGACGCGGTGTCGCTGTCCACAACCGGACAGCGCTGCTCCTGAGGGTGCACCACAACGGCGTGCGCCGCGTCGACGTCATCACGCGGGTACGACTGTGTCGTCAGAGCCGGAGGCCGGAGGCGGACATGAGTGACGGCGACAGCGCCACTCCTGGCCAGCACGGCTCGTCGGATCCCGACGGCGACAACCAGTGGCTTACCCGATCGGCGCGCCCGGCGCCAGGCGCCGCGCCGTGGGAGCGCGCATTGGATGCCGGCGCCGACTCAGACGAGCCGGTGGCCGCCGAGGCCGACCTCGAGCAGGATCCCGATTTCGAGCTGGATCCCGATTTCGATGATGGGGAGCCCGAGGGCAATCACACCGCAGGCGTCACCGTCGCGGACTTGTTCGCCAAGCTCACCGGCGATGTCCCGGAGTCCCTGCAGCGGAGCCGATCCTCCCGGGCCAGACAGCCCGAACCCGAGGAAGTCGCTGCCGATCCCGAGGTGCCCGTTGTGGGCCCCGGCGATCCCCCGACCATCACCATGTCGGCCTACGCCTCTGAGATCCCCGATCTCGGCGCGCTGGCCCGACGCTCGGCAGGCACCAACCGCGTCCACCCCGAGGTCGCCGAAGAGGAAACCACGGTCCTGCCGGCGGTCATCGATGACGAACCCCCAGCCGGTCCCGTCGCTCCGGCCGGCCCCGGACGCCGGTCCGCCCTGCTCGCCGGACGGCTGGTGGCGGCGCTCGTCGCCGTCCTCGCCCTGGTGCTGACCGGCGGCGCCTGGCAGTGGAACTCCACGAAGAACGGCAACCTCAACAACGTCGCCGCCCTCGACCCCGACTCCCGTGACATCCTCGACCCCAACGCCCAGTTCGGTGACGAGAACTTCCTGATCGTCGGCACCGACAGCCGCTACGGCCAGAACAGCAACATGGGCGCCGGCGACACCGATGATGCCGGCGGCACCCGCTCGGACACGGTCATGCTGGTCAACATCCCGGCCAGCCGCGACCGCGTCGTGGCCGTGTCCTTCCCTCGTGACCTGGCCATCACCCCGATGGAATGCGAGCCGTGGAACCCGGAGACCGGCGAGTACGGGCCGATCTACGACGAGACTTCGGGCACCTGGGGTCCGGACAAGTGGTACACCGAGTCCAAGCTGAATTCCGCGTACTCCTACGGCGGCCCGAAGTGCCTGGTGAAGGTCATCCAGAAGATCTCCGGCCTGTCGATCAACAGGTTCATGGCCATCGACTTCGCCGGCTTTTCGAAGATGGTCGACGCGCTCGGCGGAGTGGAAGTGTGCTCCACCACCCCGCTCGAGGACTACGAGCTCGGCACCGTGCTCGCCAGCGCCGGCCGGCAGATGGTCGACGGCCACACCGCGCTGAACTACGTGCGCGCCCGGCAGGTCACCACCGAGTTCAACGGGGACTACGGGCGGATCAAGCGTCAGCAGTTGTTCCTGTCCTCGCTGCTGCGGTCACTGATCTCGAAAGAGACGTTCTTCTCGCTGTCGAAGCTCAACAACGTCGTCAACATGTTCATCAACGACAGTTACGTCGACAACATCGGCACCAAAGACCTGGTGGATCTCGGCCAGTCACTACAGGGTGTGGCCGCCGGGCGGATCACGTTCATCACCGTGCCGACCACCGGATACGCCGACGAGTACGGCAACGAGCAACCGCGCACCGACGACATCCACGCACTGTTCAGCGCGATCATCAACGACGACCCGCTACCCGGTGAGAACAACCAGAACGAGACGACCGTGCCGGTCACCACCAGCCAGACCGAGACGTCGACCACCACCACCACCACGACCGAGGCCCCGACCGAGCCGTCGACGCAGCTGGTGGACGCGATGACCGTCGACCCCTCCGAGGTCAGCGTGCACGTCGCCAATTCCACCGGTCAGACCGGCCTCGGATCGACCGCCAGCTCCGCGTTCGGGGAATACGGCTTCACCGTCGACACCCCGGACGATTACTCGACCCAGCTCGAGCAGACGACGGTGATGTACTCCATGGGCAACGAGCAGGCCGCCGCCACCGTCGCATCCGCACTCGGGGTGCCGGCTGTCGAAGAGAAGGCCGGCCTCGGCGACACGGTGCAGGTTGTGCTGGGTCCGGACTTCTCGACGGTGAACCATCCGGAAGCCAGTGGGTCGCGGGTCAGCATGGAAGTCCTGCGCGGCGACGGCAGCAGCACACCCACCGAACTGCCCGAGGACCTGACCGTCACCAACGGCGCCGACACCTCCTGCGAATAGCAAACCCCGCACCGCGTCGGTACCCCGGCATTCATCCGGCGTTCACCTGGCGTGACGTGCCTTTTCACCGCTGTCCAACGTAGGCTTGGCACATGCGTACCGCTTACCAGGAGCAACTTTCGGCGCTCGCCGCGCAACTCGGCGATATGTGCGGTCTGGCCGGAGTCGCCATGGAACGAGCCACCCAGGCCTTGTTGCAGGCTGACCTGGTGCTCGCCGAGCAAGTCATCACCGATCATGACCAGATCACCGCCCTGAGCGCCCAAGCTGAGGAGCGGGCGTTTCACATCCTCGCGCTGCAGGCTCCGGTCGCCGGTGATCTCCGCGCGATCGTCAGCTCCATCCAGATCGTCGCCGACATCGACCGCATGGGCGCCCTGGCCCTGCACGTCGCCAAGATCGCCCGCCGCCGCCACCCGCAGCACGCGCTGCCCGAGGAGGTCAACGGCTACTTCGCCGAGATGGGCCGGGTGGCAGTCGAGTTGGGCCACAGCGCCCAGGAAGTGCTGCGTACGGGCGATCCCGAGAAGGCAGCCAGGATTCGCGAAGAAGACGACGCGATGGATGACCTGCATCAGCACCTGTTCACCGTGCTGATGGACCGCGAATGGAAGCACGGTGTCGCGGCAGCCGTGGACGTCACGCTGCTGGGCCGTTTCTACGAGCGCTTCGCCGACCATGCGGTCGAGATCGCGCGTCGAGTCATCTTCCAGGCCACCGGCGCACTGCCGACCGACGCGGACCTGTACTCGACCCACTGAGCCGGCTGATAGCGAAAATCCCCTGAAACCGTGCCGGTTTCAGGGGATTTTCAGTGGTCCAGGTGCCTTTAGCCGAAGCGGCCGGAGATGTAGTCCTCGGTGGCCCGCTGAGTCGGGTTGGAGAAGATCTTCTCGGTGTCGTCGACCTCGATGAGCATGCCCGGCCTGCCGGTGGCCTCGAGGTTGAAGAACGCGGTCTGATCGCTCACCCGGGCGGCCTGCTGCATGTTGTGCGTGACGATGACGATGGTGAAGTCCTGCTTCAGCTCCGAGATCAAGTCCTCGATGGCCAGCGTCGAGATGGGGTCCAACGCCGAGCACGGCTCGTCCATCAACAGCACATCGGGTTGGACGGCGATCGCGCGGGCGATGCACAGCCGCTGCTGCTGGCCGCCGGACAGGCCACCACCGGGCTTGTCGAGGCGATCCTTGACCTCGTTCCACAGATTCGCGCCCCGCAAGGATCGCTCAGCGGTCTCGTCGAGCGCCTTCTTGTTGCGGACGCCTTGCAGCTTCAGGCCGGCCACCACATTGTCGCGAATCGACATGGTGGGAAACGGGTTCGGCCGCTGGAAGACCATCCCGATGGTCTTGCGAACACCCACCGGGTCCACGCCCGAGCCGTAGATGTCCTCGCCGTCGAGCAGGACCGAGCCCTTGACGTAGGCACCCGGAATCACCTCGTGCATGCGGTTGAGGGTGCGCAGCACCGTCGATTTGCCGCAGCCGGAGGGGCCGATGAACGCGGTGACGCTACGCGGCGGCACCGCCAGCGACACTTCGGCCACCGCATGGAAAGACCCGTAGTAGATGTTGACGTCTTTGAGGTCGAGACGTTTGGCCATATCAGTTTCTCCTAAACCTGCTCAGACCTTTTTCGGGGCAAAGAACGTGGCGATGAACCGGGCGCCGACATTGAGCGCCGCGATCAGCACGATCAGGGTGAACGCCGCACCCCAGAGGCGGTCGGTGGGAACCGGGTTGGCGCCGGCGCCGGCCGAGGTCTGGTCGTACATCATGCCGGGCAGCGAGCCCATGAAGCCGCCGAACATGTCGAAGTTGATCGCCTGGGCGTAGCCCACCAGGATCAGCAGCGGCGCCGTCTCACCCATGACGCGCGCCAGCGCCAGCAGGATGCCGGTGACGATGCCCGACAGCGCAGTCGGCACCACGATGGCCGAGATCGTCTTCCATTTCGGAACGCCCAGCGCATAGCTGGCCTCCCGCAGATCCATCGGCACGATCCGCAGCATCTCCTCGGTGGAACGCACGATGACGGGGATCATCAGCAACACCAGCGCCAACGACACCGCGAAACCGGAACGTTCGAATCCGAAGGTCGCCACCCACAGCGCGTAGATGAACAGAGCGGCCACGATCGAGGGCACACCGGTGAGGATGTCGACCATGAAGGTCGTCAACCGGCCCATCCGGGTGCCGCCGCCGTATTCGACGAGGTAGATGCCGACTAAGACGCCGATCGGGATGGAGATGATCGAGCACACCAGGCCTTGCAGCAGAGTGCCGACGATCGCGTGGTAGGCGCCACCACCGGCCGCAAATGCGGTCATCCCGGACTGCGAGTTCATCCACCAGGTGCTCGAGGTTACCGCACCGATGCCCTTGACGACGACCGTCAGCAGCACCCAGACCAGCGGTACGAGCGCCACCAGCACGGACGCCGTCACCAGCACGGTCGCCAGGTTGTTGCTGAACTTCCGCCGGGCGCTGAGGCCCTGGAATGTCGGCACCTTCACCGGCCGATCGAGGGTCGAGGTCATGATGCGGACCTGTCCTTTCCGGAGACCGCGGCGCGCGCCAGCGAGTTCACCACGAAGGTGAGGATGAACAGCACCAGGCCGGCCGCGATGTAGGCACCGGCCTTGTATTGGTCGTTGAACTCCGACGCGGCGGAGGCGATCTTGCTGGCGAAGGTGTAGCCGCCGTCGAACACCGTCCAGCCGAACACCGTCTGGGTGCCGCGCAGGATGATCAGCAGGGCGATGGTCTCACCGAGGGCACGGCCGAGGCCGAGCATCGCCCCGCTGACGTAGCCCGACATACCGAACGGCAACACCGTCGTGCGCACCACCTCCCAGCGGGTGGCACCGAGAGCCAGTGCGGCCTCGATCTGGCCGCGCGGGGTCTGGACGAACACTTCGCGGGTGACCGCCGTGATGATCGGCAGGATCATCACGGCCAGCACGATGCCGGCGGTGAAGATGGTGCCGCCGCCGGCGACCGACGCATTGCCCGTGCGGAACAGGAAAAACCAGTTGCCGACGTTCTCGTTCATCCACAGCGAGAACGGCCGGATGGCCGGGGCCAACACGTACAGTCCCCAGACGCCGTAGATGATCGACGGCACGGCGGCCAACAGATCGACCATGTATGCCAGCGGGCCCTTGACGCGCGAGGGCGCGTACTGGGTCAGATAGATCGCGATCCCCAGGGCCACCGGCATCGCGAGCACCAGCGCGAATACCGAGACGAACACCGTGACCTGCAGCAGGTCGAAGATGCCGAAGCGCATCGCCGAGGTGTCGGTGGTGACCCAGTTGCCGCCGAAGAGGAAGAAGTTCTCCTCGTTGCGCGCCAGCGCCGGGATCGCCCGCCACAGCAGGAAGAAGCCGATCGCCGCGATCAAGACGACGATCAGGGCGCCCGAACCTTCGGCCAACGCGCGGAAGATGCGGTCGCCGGGGCGAACCTTCGCGTTCCTCGAGGGGTTGGTCGGGATGGGCTCGGGTTCGGGGAAGGGCGCGGCAATTGCCTCGCCCGACCCCGAGCTCAGGGGATTTGGTGTTGTCACATCGACCCTATCGGTCATTGATCAGGCACCCAATCTTCTCTGCAATCGTGCTCGAACGCCAATGAGCTAGGCAGTCGAGCCGATGGCCTCGATAGAGGTGAGCAACCGCTCCTTGAAGGTGTCCGGCAACGGCACGTAACCCGCATCGGACAGGCCGGCCTGTCCGTCATTGGCCGCAACGGTCAGGAACGACTTGATCGCGGCCGCGGTATCAGCGTCATACCCATTCGAGCAGACGATCTCGTAGGTCGCGAGCACCAGCGGGTAAGCGCCCGCCTCGGTGGTGCCGTAGATCGAGTCGAGGTCGAGCACCAGATCGTTGCCGTCGGCCTTGAACTTGGCGGCGTCGATGGCCTTGCCCGTCGTCTCATCGGTGAGCTCGACGGCGCCCGAGCCGGTGTCGATCTGCGCGAACGGCACCCCGGCCTGCTGGGCGAAGCCCTTCTCGACATAGCCGATGGCACCCGGAGTGGCCTG
Proteins encoded:
- the pstC gene encoding phosphate ABC transporter permease subunit PstC; translated protein: MTDRVDVTTPNPLSSGSGEAIAAPFPEPEPIPTNPSRNAKVRPGDRIFRALAEGSGALIVVLIAAIGFFLLWRAIPALARNEENFFLFGGNWVTTDTSAMRFGIFDLLQVTVFVSVFALVLAMPVALGIAIYLTQYAPSRVKGPLAYMVDLLAAVPSIIYGVWGLYVLAPAIRPFSLWMNENVGNWFFLFRTGNASVAGGGTIFTAGIVLAVMILPIITAVTREVFVQTPRGQIEAALALGATRWEVVRTTVLPFGMSGYVSGAMLGLGRALGETIALLIILRGTQTVFGWTVFDGGYTFASKIASAASEFNDQYKAGAYIAAGLVLFILTFVVNSLARAAVSGKDRSAS
- the pstB gene encoding phosphate ABC transporter ATP-binding protein PstB, translated to MAKRLDLKDVNIYYGSFHAVAEVSLAVPPRSVTAFIGPSGCGKSTVLRTLNRMHEVIPGAYVKGSVLLDGEDIYGSGVDPVGVRKTIGMVFQRPNPFPTMSIRDNVVAGLKLQGVRNKKALDETAERSLRGANLWNEVKDRLDKPGGGLSGGQQQRLCIARAIAVQPDVLLMDEPCSALDPISTLAIEDLISELKQDFTIVIVTHNMQQAARVSDQTAFFNLEATGRPGMLIEVDDTEKIFSNPTQRATEDYISGRFG
- the phoU gene encoding phosphate signaling complex protein PhoU, translating into MRTAYQEQLSALAAQLGDMCGLAGVAMERATQALLQADLVLAEQVITDHDQITALSAQAEERAFHILALQAPVAGDLRAIVSSIQIVADIDRMGALALHVAKIARRRHPQHALPEEVNGYFAEMGRVAVELGHSAQEVLRTGDPEKAARIREEDDAMDDLHQHLFTVLMDREWKHGVAAAVDVTLLGRFYERFADHAVEIARRVIFQATGALPTDADLYSTH
- a CDS encoding acyl-ACP desaturase encodes the protein MSKDLTDLQLLHELEPVVEKNINRHMSMRKDWNPHDYIPWSEGKNWYALGGQDWEPGQSKLSEIAQTAMVQNLLTEDNLPSYHREIAMNFSMDGPWGYWVNRWTAEENRHGIALRDYLVVTRAVDPVELEITRMEQVTRGFSPGQNQQGDLFAETLFDSVMYVSFQELATRVSHRNTGKACNDPIADQLLARVSADENLHMIFYRDVSGAGLDIAPNQAMKSLHRVLRNFKMPGYTVPDFRRKAVIIAVGGVYDPRIHLDDVVMPILKKWRIFEREDFTGEAAELRDDLGLLIEELEDSCQKFEVAKQRRLERERKVAEKKAMKNLLVTTSA
- a CDS encoding LCP family glycopolymer transferase — encoded protein: MSDGDSATPGQHGSSDPDGDNQWLTRSARPAPGAAPWERALDAGADSDEPVAAEADLEQDPDFELDPDFDDGEPEGNHTAGVTVADLFAKLTGDVPESLQRSRSSRARQPEPEEVAADPEVPVVGPGDPPTITMSAYASEIPDLGALARRSAGTNRVHPEVAEEETTVLPAVIDDEPPAGPVAPAGPGRRSALLAGRLVAALVAVLALVLTGGAWQWNSTKNGNLNNVAALDPDSRDILDPNAQFGDENFLIVGTDSRYGQNSNMGAGDTDDAGGTRSDTVMLVNIPASRDRVVAVSFPRDLAITPMECEPWNPETGEYGPIYDETSGTWGPDKWYTESKLNSAYSYGGPKCLVKVIQKISGLSINRFMAIDFAGFSKMVDALGGVEVCSTTPLEDYELGTVLASAGRQMVDGHTALNYVRARQVTTEFNGDYGRIKRQQLFLSSLLRSLISKETFFSLSKLNNVVNMFINDSYVDNIGTKDLVDLGQSLQGVAAGRITFITVPTTGYADEYGNEQPRTDDIHALFSAIINDDPLPGENNQNETTVPVTTSQTETSTTTTTTTEAPTEPSTQLVDAMTVDPSEVSVHVANSTGQTGLGSTASSAFGEYGFTVDTPDDYSTQLEQTTVMYSMGNEQAAATVASALGVPAVEEKAGLGDTVQVVLGPDFSTVNHPEASGSRVSMEVLRGDGSSTPTELPEDLTVTNGADTSCE
- the dusB gene encoding tRNA dihydrouridine synthase DusB yields the protein MRIGPFALPSPVVLAPMAGVTNVAFRTLCRELELARAGTTSGLYVCEMVTARALYERHPVTMHMTTFAPEESPRSLQLYTVDPTYTYEAARMVVQENLADHIDMNFGCPVPKVTRRGGGAALPYKRRLFGQIVAAAVRATEGTTVPVTVKFRIGIDDEHHTHLDAGYIAEQEGAAAVALHARTAAQRYSGAADWSQIAALKQHVRTIPVLGNGDIFDADDALAMMAATGCDGVVIGRGCLGRPWLFAELSAAFNGTPMPTPPTLGEVADIIRRHGELLAAHFGEDKGMRDIRKHVAWYLHGFPVGSDLRRALALVKTRDELDHLLDGLDADVPFPPAASGPRGRQGSAASVSLPEGWLDDPEDCTVPDGADAMHSGG
- the pstA gene encoding phosphate ABC transporter permease PstA, whose amino-acid sequence is MTSTLDRPVKVPTFQGLSARRKFSNNLATVLVTASVLVALVPLVWVLLTVVVKGIGAVTSSTWWMNSQSGMTAFAAGGGAYHAIVGTLLQGLVCSIISIPIGVLVGIYLVEYGGGTRMGRLTTFMVDILTGVPSIVAALFIYALWVATFGFERSGFAVSLALVLLMIPVIVRSTEEMLRIVPMDLREASYALGVPKWKTISAIVVPTALSGIVTGILLALARVMGETAPLLILVGYAQAINFDMFGGFMGSLPGMMYDQTSAGAGANPVPTDRLWGAAFTLIVLIAALNVGARFIATFFAPKKV